Within Thermodesulfobacteriota bacterium, the genomic segment GCCAGGAGCACCCGGCGCATCAGGGGGTCGGCGGCCAGCCCGGGGTGGGCAAGGAAGAAGGCGAAGAGGCGCTCGTAGTGGGCGTTGATCTCGGCGCTCAGGGCGTCGGAGATCTCGGTGTAGAGGCGCGTGCCTCCGGCCTCCCGGTGGCGCCGGAAGATGAGGCGGGCCTCCTCCTCCGCCCGCATCTCGAGGATGGCCAGCACGTCGGCCACGTATGCGGCCTTCCGGGCCAGGAACTCGGCGTCGCTCAGGAGCAGGTTGGCCAGGATCTCGTAGGAGGAGGAGATGACGCCGCACTTGTTGGCCGAGGCGTCGCGCAGCACCACCACCCCGCGGCGCTGGAGTTCCGCCCGGGCGGCGGGGGTGACGAACGAGTTGGCCCCCTCTACCACCGCACCCACCAGCGCCGTGCCGTCCTCCCGGAAGAAGCGGCCCACGTTGTTGGCGTCCACCGTCTCCGGCCGGCCGCCGCCGGGGACGAAGAGGTCTGCCGGTACGGAGGTGATGAGGCCGTCGAACTCCCGGTGGAAGTCGTCGGCGGTGACCCACTGCTCCTCGACCCCCGAAGGGGTGCGCCGGAGCTTGCGGTAGAGCTCCTTCAAGCCTTCCTGGCGCCGGCCCCGGCGCAGGAGGAGGAACCCGCCCGGGTGGAGGCGCCCGGGGTCGAAGGCGTCGAGGTCGGCCTGGAGGATCAGGCGCGAGAGCTCCTCCCGGTCGGCCCCCTCTGGATCGAAGAGCGCCCCCGAGCCCGCCACGATGACCTTGAGGCGCGCCCGGGGACACCGGGTCAGCAGCAGCCGCATGGCGTTTCCCGCCACGTCGCCGTTGGTGCCGCCGGTGAGGGTGACGTCGAAGGGGTCGGTCCGGGGCTCGATCCCCAGCTCCCGCAGGACGGTCTCCGCCATGGTGACGACCCCCAGCGAGGTGACCCCGTACTCCTTGTGGTTGATGCCCACCCGCTTGCTGGACATGATCCCCTTTCCCAGCAGGTACCCGCGTCCGGCGGCCTGGCGGGCGATGAGCTCGATCATGGCGTCGTGCATGTTCTCGTCGGGGCCGAGCTCGATGGGCTCGTCCTCCCCGTAGTAGTCCACGACCCGGGGGTGGCGGGCGCGGCCGTTGTGCGTCACGAAGAGGTCCAGGAAGGCGTTGAGGAACCCGTACTGGAGCTTGTAGAGCCGCTGGGTCCGGAGCTCCGCCTCCGCCGGGGCGGCCAGGTCCGAGACGTCGAGGGCCACCACCATCTTGGAGCCGCCCTCGTAGATGTCCTTGTTCTTGAGGTGCTGGGTGTGGGCCAGCACGTACACCTCGCGAAAGAGGGTGTTGGTGGCGGTGAGGAAGTCGTCGGCAGAGCGGCACAGCACCGTGCGCCACCCGCCCCGGGCGATGTCGGAGAAGCCCACGTGGTAGCCGGCCCCGTGGCGGCCGTAGAAGAAGGTGACCCGGAAGGGGTCGCCCGCCGGAAGATCGGCCGTGAGCTCCTCTCCCAGGTCCTTGAGATAGGCGGGGTCGAGGCGGAAGGCCAGGGCGTGCTTCTCGGGGACGAAGAAGTTCGTCTTGAGGGTGCGGGTGGCGAGCAGCAGCGCCGTGCGGAAGATCGTGCGGCGCACCTCGTCCAGGTGGCGGTGGCCGGTGTTGTAGCCCGAGACCAGGGCCTCGGCGGCGGCCAGGGCCTCGGCGCAGGCTGCGTCCCGGTCGGCCACGTCGGGGTCGAACCGGGCCCGGAAGAGCCGGGCCAGGGCCAGGCACACGTCGGGGCTCGCGTGGAAGGCCCGCCGGACCTCCCCCAGGTCGAAGCGGTCGGGCTGGGCGTGGGCGAGGCTCGTGTGGCAGAAGGCGACGAGGGCGTTGGTGAGGGAGGCTTCTTCTCCCGTCATCACCCGGTCCGCCACGAATCCAGTATAGGTGTGGCCCGCGGTGGAAAGGATCTGGGTGTTGTAGAGCTCGGCCTGGAGGGTGCGAAAGAGCTCCGAGTGCTTCTCCAGGAGGCCGCCGTCCCGGGTCGTGACGTAGAAGGTGCCGAGGAAGTAGGGGTGGACGCCGGTGGAGACGAGCAGGCAGTAGGACCGGCGCACCGCGAGGCCGAGGCGGTGGAAGACCTCGAGCACCTGGGCCAGGAACCCGCGCTCGTCGGGGTTGCCCACGGCAAAGAGCAGCCGCGACTCCCGGTGGTGGAGCACGTCCTGGGTGTTCTCCACGTCGAGGAAGAGGCCGTCGTGGCGGCGGCCCTGCTGGTAGAGCCACAGCACCCGGGCCACCCGCTCGGGGGGAGAGATCCGCACGTAGGCCTCGTCGTTGCGCCACAGGAGGCCCAGGCACTTGTCGAGCTCCCCGAAGTCGAAGGTGGGGTAGAGGGCGCGGAGCGCCCGGGCCACGGCCCGGCGGGTGGACGCGGGGGCCGGGGCCGGCCCCGCCTGGGCGATGAGCGCGTGGGGCTTGCGGTCGAACTCGAAGCGCTGGATCTCCACCTCGCAGCACAGCTCGGGAATCGGCCGGTAGGAGTGGGTGATCTCGGCGTAGGAGAGGGGCCGGCTGGGAAGGGCCAGGAGCGCCTCGTAGACCGAACCGGGGCGGTTCAGG encodes:
- a CDS encoding NAD-glutamate dehydrogenase domain-containing protein translates to MNPQARRRTHRLFRQALRAHGESASRSLAWLQECMHPYFFITMADDPAAVVNLASGLASLAEDRRITLVDREKKLVWACLNRPGSVYEALLALPSRPLSYAEITHSYRPIPELCCEVEIQRFEFDRKPHALIAQAGPAPAPASTRRAVARALRALYPTFDFGELDKCLGLLWRNDEAYVRISPPERVARVLWLYQQGRRHDGLFLDVENTQDVLHHRESRLLFAVGNPDERGFLAQVLEVFHRLGLAVRRSYCLLVSTGVHPYFLGTFYVTTRDGGLLEKHSELFRTLQAELYNTQILSTAGHTYTGFVADRVMTGEEASLTNALVAFCHTSLAHAQPDRFDLGEVRRAFHASPDVCLALARLFRARFDPDVADRDAACAEALAAAEALVSGYNTGHRHLDEVRRTIFRTALLLATRTLKTNFFVPEKHALAFRLDPAYLKDLGEELTADLPAGDPFRVTFFYGRHGAGYHVGFSDIARGGWRTVLCRSADDFLTATNTLFREVYVLAHTQHLKNKDIYEGGSKMVVALDVSDLAAPAEAELRTQRLYKLQYGFLNAFLDLFVTHNGRARHPRVVDYYGEDEPIELGPDENMHDAMIELIARQAAGRGYLLGKGIMSSKRVGINHKEYGVTSLGVVTMAETVLRELGIEPRTDPFDVTLTGGTNGDVAGNAMRLLLTRCPRARLKVIVAGSGALFDPEGADREELSRLILQADLDAFDPGRLHPGGFLLLRRGRRQEGLKELYRKLRRTPSGVEEQWVTADDFHREFDGLITSVPADLFVPGGGRPETVDANNVGRFFREDGTALVGAVVEGANSFVTPAARAELQRRGVVVLRDASANKCGVISSSYEILANLLLSDAEFLARKAAYVADVLAILEMRAEEEARLIFRRHREAGGTRLYTEISDALSAEINAHYERLFAFFLAHPGLAADPLMRRVLLAHLPALVGRDPALRRRVGRLPLKIRCAILAVELATAIVYRGGWEPDLATSVREYAKRQFGG